The proteins below are encoded in one region of Belonocnema kinseyi isolate 2016_QV_RU_SX_M_011 chromosome 5, B_treatae_v1, whole genome shotgun sequence:
- the LOC117173772 gene encoding uncharacterized protein LOC117173772 yields the protein MVRRWRTYFLKGLGEVHDEQRAGRIKTAITDDAVAAVERIILADRCFTINRSFDSMPPEIDICRTLIHTIITDHLGYRKVCARWVPRHGMDFYKQASLLRARYATQQDFSGDAAGTLTGASEWTK from the exons ATGGTGCGTCGGTGGCGTACATATTTTCTCAAGGGACTcggagaagttcatgatgagcagcgtgcaggCAGGATAAAAACCGCCATTACAGATGACGCAGTCGCAGCAGTCGAAAGAATCATTTTGGCGGATAGGTGCTTTACAATTAACAGAAGTTTTGACTCAATGCctcctgaaatcgatatttgtcGAACTTTAATCCACACAATCATAACAGATCATCTTGGTTACCGTAAAGTTTGTGCGAGGTGGGTCCCACGACACGGCATGGACTTTTACAAACAAG ccagtttattacgagctcgctaCGCGACacaacaggatttttcaggggacgccgccggaacgctgactggTGCAAGCGAGTGGACAAAAtaa